One window of the Perca flavescens isolate YP-PL-M2 chromosome 5, PFLA_1.0, whole genome shotgun sequence genome contains the following:
- the LOC114555196 gene encoding C-X-C motif chemokine 13: protein MTTKPLLLLAALTFCFCIASLHARCICIQTISNTIPYRAIKKIEVIPISGNCRRTEIIVTTRKGSRVCVDPTAQWVNDLLRSFRNTNVNSNSTTVSTTASTIPF, encoded by the exons ATGACAACTAAACCACTGCTCCTCCTGGCTGCTCTGACTTTCTGCTTTTGCATCGCCTCTCTGCATG CGAGGTGTATCTGCATACAGACGATCTCTAATACCATCCCTTATCGGGCCATCAAGAAAATTGAGGTGATTCCTATTTCAGGAAACTGTCGCCGGACTGAAATCAT AGTCACCACGAGGAAGGGCTCTAGAGTTTGTGTCGACCCAACTGCGCAGTGGGTCAACGACCTGCTTAGGTCTTTCCGAAA TACAAATGTGAACTCCAACTCAACCACTGTGTCCACCACTGCTTCCACAATTCCCTTTTGA